CGTGTGCACGTTTGCACGTCTCCGCGgtgcagaaatgtttaattcCAGGATTTTGTTCTGGCGacagtcagagaaaacaaacagcgcTCTTGTTTCTTGCCTACTGCATGAAAATTATATCTCAGAATACGTTTAGTGAAGAAGGAAGAAGATACAAAATAAGTTTCCTCAAACTCTTTGCAGATAATCAAACCTGATACTGATGATTGTTCCCCCAGTCTGTCGTACTACGTTTCGTAAAGACAGGAGTGCATAAAAACACGAGGTGTCACGATGAGAAAACAAagtgttgttctgtttgttcaCTTCTTAACGATGACGGTTAAAATTAGGAGTCTGTACATGGAGGGCCTCGCAGACTTCTGCCTCATTCAAAGTTTACTTTCCAAACTTtccgttttttaaaaaaagaagcgaCTGTAAAACTTCTGCAGACTGCAGAGCGTGGTGCGAAATCTTTAATGAATGTCTGAAAGGGGCTAAATATACATTCTGAGAGGTGCTGAGACGACGGCCAGAACAAGACGTGTTGATTTTGACAGTGATTTATCCATGAGGcgtatctctctctcacacacactcacacacacacacacacacacaccggcggTCGGACTCGTCCGTTTGAACAGAATGCAAATCTGACGTCACATCTGTTTTAGCTTCTcatcaaacaaactgacctcgaTGTTCTCATAAAAACAAACTCAGGAGAGGAACTCAAACATATAACACCTTGTCCTGAGGAAGCAAGAtaacaggacacacacacacacacacacacacacacacacacacacacacacacacacacacaggcaggcacacacacacacacacacacacacacacacaggcaggcacacacacacacacaatttaatCAACCTCCGTTTCTGTTTTCCAGCAGGACACAATCAGATCGTCGGCGCTTCATGCCGGGAAGTTTTCTcatcaacaaacaacattttctgtctttctcctcctccgACACTTACAGCGTAATAAACCCTCAGATCTGATGCAAAGCTTCATCCGCAGCACCAGAGCCTCGTTGCATCACGTCTATTTTATAAAACACTCGAGACGCAGACTTTTACGTCCTGATGAAACCTCTGAGAGGAAAACTACAGAAAAGACTGAAACAATCGTCTGATCCTGCGTTATCTCGtgttttatgcatttattttactTCGGCGatatttttacatcagtttTGTTGAACTTCAGAGACACATTCAGACAAacaatgcaaagaaaaacaactgaaggGCTTCTGGTTCAATCCATAATTAATTGATCGCCATGTTTTGGAAAGTTTGCGTGAGAATGAAGAAATCAGGAAACAATCGGTTGTTTTAgcgtcagaatcagaattcctttatttgtcacACAAACGGGGACATTtctttgtcacagcagccagAAAGTAATActgcaataaataataatagtagtaaaACATATTGATGTGTAAGAGCAGAGGCGGACAGTCGGAGGCGTCATGTTTGTGATTTTATCTGGTCAAGTTGCAGattttctcttttgttggaCTTCTTTCTGATaattctgtttctctttttgtccGTGAAAATCATAAAACCGCTACATGAAACCTGCTTTTGACTGGAAGTTGATCTTCTTTTACTGAAAAGTCACCAGGATGCATTTTATCTTCcagtaaaatgaaaaatgacaaattacatGATGGTAAAAACTCTTCAGACTGCAAAGCGTTTATTTcccctttcttcttccttcactCCCGACAACcatctttatattttttaatctataTCAGTAACAGGAACAAACAGTGTTGGAGAATAGAATAGCcattattgtcattgtactgTGGGGGGTACAACGAAATTTAGGGTGCTCTCACAGAGCCACCGTGCATCacaaaaagaagacaaacagcataccacaaaaacataaacagcacacaacaagacaaaacaaaacaggctaaaaaaaacaccaaagtcTCGGAAGAAGACACACAAATGAACCCGTCGGACCATGTTCTGCACGgcaaaattactgtttttatgaatggagtctggtggctgtgaagggagagagagatgtacGAGCTGTTCGAACAACAGGACACAAAGGTTTGTCTCTGCAGGATCCTTCCCATGAGTCTGTTACACACTTCCAGTTTCATTCTGAGTCAGTAGCTAAAACACAAACTTTCAAAAGTTGCAGCCTGTTTCTCAGCTACTGGATCAACTCTAAAGCTTCCGTTACCTCGTAGACATTTAGACCCCAAAATATGTCCCCTAAAAAGTGAAAACTCTGGACACTATAAGGTCAAAAATAATGCAATGTGTTTGGTTGTTTTCCTGAATCAAAGGAATGTGACCCGGTTAATTGGTGCCGACACACTACATGACATTTCACAACACCGACTGGAAGCAGGACAGAAGGTCACAGAGTCTATTTACTTCCCATACTGTTGCAGACAAACCCTCACATGGTGCTTTAGTCTCAGTGTCCTCGTTATCTGGTGTTTTTATTCAAGAATCTaaactgattttgttttaaatgtgatcCGTCTGTCATCCGTGATATAAACCGCAGCATCAACCTTCATCTTTAGATATTGTGGGATTAATCGTCTGCCTGTGAGGTCTTGTTTTGTTGCTCTCCCCGTTTCGCTCACTTTTGGTCACGAACGGTGCAGCTGAATCGTCCATTGTGCCGTCCTCGCtcgcacctcctcctcctcctcctcgtttcAGTTCACTGCCCCTCGAAACCAGTGAGCTTTGCTGGCAGAGAACTCAGAGAACATCGCCAGAGCTTCAGCTGTGTCCAACAATTATGAAGATTATTCTTTCAGTCAGGACGTAACGCTGAAAACTTGCACCCCTCTTTTCGCGTCCCTGAGAGATTGAGTGGGATCAGTTGTGTGATGACTCCGCTGTAGAAAAACCTCAACAGATGAGGACGTAGAGGAGGGACATCTTTTCCAACAGATGATATATTAGTGTAACGTTCTGTCCTCCactgatttatatatttattcaagcagtgtgagaagaaaaatcatTGCTTGGATGAGAGTAAAAAGGACAGAATCAAGTCTGCTGATTGAGCTGTATCACATGCAGCCTTTTCAAGCATGTACACTaaggctgggtatcaccaggtacctcgcgatacgatactatcacgatattttgcccacgataacgataatatcacgatacagtgattctgcgataatcgatatattgcaaaacatttcatccacgatacatcacgatatctgtgtcactgaagaaattcataatttattgactgcaatgaatccatttcacaggaattacagccaagtaaacaaagagtatattgcacagtgactgttcttaacacacatactgactacaactgtcattaaatatctatatgtgtgggtttcagagctacttaaaccattttttaaattttatttggttgtatacctatgtttgaataaagataaagctgtcctccgaagaggggtggtgggccaaaaaaaaaaaaaaaaaatgtaaaaaaaataaaataaaatcacccCGAAAAGATCaacgaaacaaacaacacaccATCTGAAACCTGAGAATGAGAACGTAATGGATCAATTGTGACAAACACACTAAGAATAAAACAGTGATTTCTCCTCTCGTCTCTCGCCTGCAGCTCGTCTTCTACGTGGTCGTGCAGACGTtgtacactctgggtcacaGCCTGTCGCTGATCGCCCTCACCACGGGCAGCGCCATCCTCTGTCTGTTCCGGTAAGACGGCATGTTTCTGTGCAACGTGAGataacaaagagaaaaaggaggagagtGGGTGGTCTTCATTTCAAGCTCAGTTTTCAggtctttgccttttttttaaatcttcacgCGCTTGATTGGCGCGCGAGCGGTCTGACGAGAGGCCGTCGGTTTAATTTGGTCGGAAATGAACGAGCACTAATTTCACAGCTTCATCTTTAATTGtcaacagatgtgtgtgtgtgtgtgtgtgtgtggcagcctcTCAGTTTACGCGTTAATTGgatttagtttattcagtttgttaatttgaattatgctgattggagctctctctctcttttctttctccctttaATCTGCTGTTTggattagtgttttttttttaaaaagccactTGAGATCTGACCGCAGCAGCAACGTGGAAAACATGCATAAATCAGCAAggcattaaaaatataaaatgtaagatTCCTGCTTTAAAATGTCGGTTGCTGTCCGCCGTGTGGTGAGATTATTCCTAATGTGTCCAACAGAAAGTGTTTGTGCCGGTACACATCATGACGTTGAGATCTGTGACCCGACTGTATTTAGATTTTTCAATAAGCAGATGATCTCAGGACTCCGTGCAGGTTGATGTCGATCGAACGTTACTGTCTTTATTTCATCGTGTTGTTTCCTGCGCAGGAAGCTCCACTGCACCAGGAACTACATCCACCTcaacctcttcttctccttcatcctGAGAGCCGTGGCCGTGCTGGTGAAAGACGACATCCTCTTCAACCGAACCTCGCAGTGCTCCAGCCAGCCGTCACTGGTGAGATCGCCACCTCCGCCTCAGTGATGTGCAGTcgcccccccttgtggcccaattgttgaaaaacgtgtcctcctgggagccaaaacgtgcgctaaagtgccctcccgggagccaaaacgcgtgctaaagtgccctcctgggagccaaaacgtgtaaagtgccctcttgggagccaaaaaagcatgccaaagtgccctcttggttagcaaaacacactaaactgcccccttggctggttaaaatatgataaactgcTCTCtagggagccaaaacgtgcgctaaagtgccctcctgggagccaaaacgtgcgctaaagtgccctcctgggagccaaaacgcatgctaaagtgcccccctcggagccaaaacgtgtaaagtgccctcttgggagccaaaaaagcatgccaaagtgccctcttggttaacaaaacacactaaactgcccccttggctggttaaaacatgataaactgccctctagggagccaaaacgtgcgctaaagtgtcctcctgggagccaaaacgtgtcctaaagtgccctcttgggagccaaaaaagcatgccaaagtgccctcttggttagcaaaacacactaaacggcccccttggctggttaaaatatgataaactgccgtcttgggagccaaaacacgtgctaaagtgccctcttgggagccaaaacgtgtgctaaagtgccctcttgggagccaaaacatgcactaaagtgcccttcttttcgcccctgcccttcaaaaagtctgtgcacgccactgctccacctccacctctctcgAGTCTTTGCCttaggaagagagaaaaaaaacatgaagcagCACACTGTTTCAGTGCGCTGCTTCCAGCTACAGCctgtaaaatgaaatgtaaatgaggtTTTACAGAAACGAGGcttcacatttttctgtttttgaatttttattattGAGTTCATTAACTGATACCGCGGATGATGCAGAAACTCCGGCCACATACCGAATATTGGTTGGCATGTTTTGATAACAGAGCAAAATGACGTCCCGTTCCTCCGGCAGCAGAACCAgaatgttcattttgttttgtttttctttgccaaACTTTTCAAATTATCCCATGCTCGGCACAAACCTCCCCgaaaaatcaatcaaatgttCATTTGGAGGCTCGGCACATACAGTAGATTCCACCAGGGATCCAGACGCACAACTACTCCTGCTGCACCGTCCATTTCTCCATCCTTTATCTGTGTGTTCAAATGAATCACTGCAACACCAGTGAACATGCTTCATCTGACAGCATGTAGCTGCACTGTGAAGCCGTCTGAATCACACCCATTAATGTGGACGAGGTGGATTTAGGAGTTTATCTGgacatttaataaataaataaaaactttttgGGTGAAAAATTCTCTTCTTACTGCTTTGAATCCAGGCCAACTAAGCTGCTGCTATCCTCCCTGAAGCTGTGGacagggtttcttttttttgtttttaaaagatcaagtttgcagaaaCAAGAAATACCTGATTAATTTGAAATGCAGTGCAGGACTTCAGAACAGCCTCAGGATGTGGCTCAAGATGAAAACACGAGATTTAAGGATCAAGTTTTTAActcaacttaaaataaataaactttggTGGACTTTCCTTCATTACAAGTTCAGATATTGACATTATACGCAGATGAAACTCTTTAAAAGTTAAGTATACGTACCAGATACTCGCTCCTTAATACCTGCCAGAGGTGGATTTCTTTGTTCGATGTTGAGATTCAGTTTCCGTCAgtcagttcggcaggaagaATCGTTCGTTCGTTCAGGAGCGTTTCAGGTACAACGTGGTTTAGCGGTGAATCATATAAtgcagttctcagctcctcatTCTCAAACGATCGTGCTAACGATCactatacaacaagtagttccgaccaagcaatctgattggtcaacaaaaAATTTAGACCGttctcaaatcagcatgacagcacgcctgtggcaacatagtaactgtcagagctggagcaaaaaaataaaaagtgcaacttgaaattcaaactttctgtcgtaaaatatgcagaggaaaactctggagaagcagccgctagacgtttctctgtcgaccccaagagagtgagagattggcgataaaataaaacagagcttcagtgtctgtccgaggaggacagcgacaggaccaggctgcctgctggagggaggaagaaggctagggaggataaacatgcggggatgagttatcagcaaacaggcacgccacgagagagtgtcccgcaaaatgatcagggagaaacaaatgtccgccaccgtgagtgacagcagagatgaggagtttgccgcAAGTGCTTGTTGGataaatcgtttcctccgctgaGAGGAAGGAATAAATGGCTAATCctaaataaacacctggtctgttaagtgattaaaacaaataaacaccctggctattatttggtattttacggtactTCAGGAAATTCCgagaccgcgataaaacattaacgtcagctcagagttcatcatctgggaatagaaaatcctttctgttgctaggtcgttactaagggttggattatttgctggagtggtaactacgttccattacacatatgagtgtaacagtgtcctagactcagcatacgattggctcTTCACCACTCTGAtgactaaacagtgaacaacacagcgactcGTCTGTGAGAACGACAGAGCGAACGAGAGAGATGTGAAAcgtggaatcaggtcagttcgttcCCGTTAAAGAGTCGTTCCTTCGAACTGATTTGTTCGCAAACGAGCCATCTTTAATTCCTACCTGATGGCACTAGACTGCATTAGTTTGAGCTGTTGTTGTACATAATAAACTGGAGGTTACACTGTGAGGGTTTAATTTGGAAAGTTCAATAAATACAGAGCAaatattttattactttttaatttcCAGCACGTCTGCGACTTGTTTTGAATATAAACTTGCAGCCAGATAACAGAAGCTTCCCTGTtaatcacatttacattaattaaatgtatcttaaataaaaatacagtatgaaATCAAACTCAATCATTATTTGAATCAGGAAATAAGCACAACGATAAAGATGGCAACCGTGGACTGTTCAGTTGAGTGACGTTCTGTCATCCGATCCTTTCTGAATTCGTGGACTCTTCCTAGTTAACAGTCTTTATTTCCCCTCCAGAGTGAAAAAAATCCCCGTAGCGTCTGACCTTTAACACTCCCGTCTGCTCGCTGCTTGTTACATTGCGATCTGCAAATTAAAGCTCACCCTGCCGGTGAACTCATCGATCGCCCCCAGTGGAAAACGGGAACGTACACCCACATAAAGGCCCCGTTAGCCCGCCGCGTCTCCGCGGATGTACGAGTCTGTACCACAGAAACAGACGGTGTGTGCACGATAGACTTACATGGGACTATGACTTAAAGGTTAATGGTCCCTGCTGAGGAGTTATTGATAGTGTGACATTAAACCTTTCAGTGCAGAGTTAAGATGTCTGACCTTTGTGTTCTTCAGGTGGGATGTAAAGCCAGCCTGGTGTTCTTCCAGTACTTCATCATGGCCAACTTCTTCTGGCTGCTGGTGGAGGGTCTGTACCTCCACACGCTGCTCGTCGTCATCTTCGAGAACAGACACTTTGTCGTCTACATGTTCATCGGCTGGGGTGAGCTGGGAAAAAGAACTACAGTCAGtcagaaaatgatttaaagggatattccggtgtaagtttaatccatggtctaaatcaccgtgaaactgtgttagactccctctcgagagatcaagttagcagaccgctaatttacggagttttatcaacctcagaaacgaccgcacgacagcaatacactgcagtaaatggatccaaatataaaccgccaccaaaaatgctcagaacagcaccaaacttcagcaacagtacaaatagggtctcagcacatagtccgggcatctaacctccgctagcttagctggatttctattgaaaagctgactaaatttaccactcttctgcagcagcttcctgttggcgggaagtcccgacgagtcgattaccgagtgcagtagagttccgcggctcatggatgaaaatgtatgattatgactccatggaaaagcaatcaaagttcatgtgtgtcttacctgccagtttataacagttattatcgagagcggacagggaaaagaacggaattgagcatttctaaccgcactcggtaatcgtcgcgtcgggacttccccgacccggaagctgctggaggagagttgaaatctgtttttagcttcacaatagaaatccagctaagctagcggaggttagatgccccggactatgtgctgagaccctatttgtactgtcgctgaagtttggtgctgttctgagcattatttgtggctttttggtggcggtttatatttggatccatttactgcagtgtattgttgtcgtgcggtcgtttctgaggttgataaaactccgtaaattagcggtctgctaacttcatctctcgagagggagtctaacacagtttcaaggtgatttagaccatggattaaacttacaccagaatatccttTCAACAGGAAGTTTAGCAGCTTTTTGGAGTAAGTCGTTCTCTCTTGGTCGaagttttgaacatttttttagaGCTTCAAGGCAAAACAGCATCGCagcaaacaaactaaacaactaaagtagCTGGAGCCATTTTTATTGCTTCAAGTTATGATATGTAAGGTGGTTGTGTTTCTGACTTTTCCATTGTGATTTGAACCCGTGGACTACGCCAACATTTCCGCATTCAAATATGAAAGAATGACTAGAacattgttatatattttgttgagttgtttaTTAAAATGATCCTCAATGTTTCTAAAAATGTTCGAGGTAACGATGTGTTTCCGTTGGTCACCTGTCTCTAAATCTTACGGGGAAACGTCAGATGAAGTGGGTGAAGGAGACTTAACGTAACAAGAATTAAACTTTAATATCACCCTCGTTCTTCATATCGATGTTTTCTTGTGATCGTTTGCAGGAATCCCCACCGTGTTCGTCTTTGCGTGGGTGCTGACGAGGATTTACCTGGAGGACACGGGGTGAGCGCCGTCAAACAAACCTCTCCGCAGCACGTTGCTAATCATCTGTAATTTGTTTTGCATCAGAGGAACATACCATCGAACGTTGTGCACTTATTACTTTATTACCTCCTCCTTTATTATGCGATAGGAGACATCATCAGCGTTTGAAAGCGGTGTGTCGATATTCGACAGGCATTTATGTTGTTTCATTAGTCcacaaatcatattttatcaATTAGATTCTGTCGGTGGATAATCCTACAGGGGCTCAGCTTCCTGGATTATAAGATCCCATGTCAAAGAGCACGTTATTGAATAAGTCAGCTGGTGGGATTTGCATCGAGCGGTGATCATTAGGAGCCTGGTATCATGGATCTGCTCTGTTGCACATTATTACAGCTGGTTATTAAGCGAGTGGAAGCTGAGTGGGCGCGTTGTTAAAGAGACTTTCAGCATAAACAGTGACAAAGGACAGCGAGGTTATAGCTCCTCACTGTGTGGAGAAAGATGATGTAGATTTATCTGGAAGTTTTTGGAAATTGGAAATAGTAGTTTTGCAGTTCGGCTCAAATCGActcactttttgttttccacTGCAGGTAAATATCGATTTACCGTAGGCGGGATTCTTAAAGATCATTTACGTCCCTTGTACGAATGAAAATGTGTCCGTCTTTCTCCAAGAATGTTATCGTACCTGTCCACATGTGTTGCCAAGGATGTTGAGCAAATACATCCAGTGGAGGCTAAAGCGATGCAGTGTTAAATACATCCTGATGTTTCGATAAAGGTTATTTCCAGGGCTCTTAATCCGGCATTGTCCGGACTTCATCATCGTGTCCTTTGGGCGACACTCCCCTTACACAATTTCGATTTCAACCACATCCGTAAGCTTTCAGAAAAAGGTGCACAAATACAGACGGGAAAAATAAAACCCAGGGAACATTCAGGAGGGATTATAGATTCTCCGCCTGATGTGGAAATACATTGGGATTTTCCAGGACGAGCTGGAGCTGGAAATCTTGCATCTAGCCTTCGAGAAGTAATGGATGGATTTGTGACTTGACTAAGATCTGCCCTGAAGGATGTGAAACTCAATTTATGAAACAAATGACTTCAAAAAGATTGTCAGAAAAATATGTACATTATGGTTCTTTATTGTGCCCTCAGATGCTGGGAGACAAATGACAACCTCGTACCGAACTTGGTGATCAATGTCCCGATCGGATTCTCCATCACGGTAAGTTGAGCTTCAATCCCTCCTGCTGATCTGCAGGTGTTTCACGTGCCTGGTTAGGGATTAAACAAACCCCCTGCAGCAAATCAGCATCAAGTCTTCTGTGGGTGGAAAAACGTCCAACACGGCAATAACAGAATCACCCCTTGTGGGTTGTCGGGCttctgatatttttttatttcctccccCGTCTCCAAGGTGAACTTCATCCTGTTCATCAGCATCATTCGGATCTTGATTCAGAAGCTGAGGTGTCCTGACGTGGGCGGCAACGACCAATCACAATACAGGTACTCATCGTTTAATTAATCCACCCACTTGTGCcacaaacctgttttttttttcataaagttCACGTTTATGTGTCAGTAAAAGCTTCACCTGCTCAGTCAGAGTTAAGATGCTGCGGATAAACTCGAAACAAAGAAACCTGATAATCTGAAACGCCCGCTGCAGATTTTACTCCCTCAGTGTTTTGCTGCCTGCAGAGATAAGAGTCGTGCGAACGCTGATGCAACTCGACAGCGTTTCATGATTTGCCTCTGAGAagcgggaggggggggggtgaaaCCTCTACGGAGTCTCGGCCCAGTCACAGGCAGCGTGTTTTAATCTTCAGGCAGTTTTACCCTCCAGGAAACAAATCTGAGCCGCTGCCTAGTCGTCAGGTGTTCACGCATCCTGCAGCCGCGAGGAAAAGCAAGAGGTGATGAAAAGAACTTGGACGTGCCCGGCTCGGTCCAGTGaatctctctgtttgtttccgTGAATATTCAGCATCAGCGATCTTGTATTCCAGCGTAGGGCTGAGCAGAGGTGACAGCCGGAGAATGAGAACGGCAGGAAGGATTTGTCCATCTTTTATGGGAGTAGTAGGAATAATACAACACTACATCTGTGGCTTTCCAAAACCTTTTTTCCCATCAGCACAGCACAAAGCATCCGAGTTGACCTCATAACTGTTcattccttgtgtttctctcaggCGTCTGGCCAAATCCACTCTCCTGCTGATCCCCCTGTTTGGGATCCACTACGtggtctttgtctctctcagcGAATCCATCACAGAACACTATAAGGTCTTCTTCGACCTGGCCCTCGGATCCTTTCAGGTGCTGCACTATTTAGTCCCTCCACCCCACGACGTCTATTACAACACGTGATCCTCGTGTAAAT
The sequence above is drawn from the Sparus aurata chromosome 21, fSpaAur1.1, whole genome shotgun sequence genome and encodes:
- the LOC115572007 gene encoding vasoactive intestinal polypeptide receptor 2-like isoform X2, encoding MKVWLFVTLCFSACALTVDGRHPTCNFLLEVERDQAECLRRLRKEEEAADGNKASGCRGAWDSIACWEPAEVGEVVTIPCPRALRTMFGRNGNISKNCTSAGWSDVFPNINSACGSDIVQDKLVFYVVVQTLYTLGHSLSLIALTTGSAILCLFRKLHCTRNYIHLNLFFSFILRAVAVLVKDDILFNRTSQCSSQPSLVGCKASLVFFQYFIMANFFWLLVEGLYLHTLLVVIFENRHFVVYMFIGWGIPTVFVFAWVLTRIYLEDTGCWETNDNLVPNLVINVPIGFSITVNFILFISIIRILIQKLRCPDVGGNDQSQYRRLAKSTLLLIPLFGIHYVVFVSLSESITEHYKVFFDLALGSFQGLVVAILYCFLNCEVQGELKRKWRSMCLNCRLSRDRHYNSTFASRNGSEHMVQFHRNSRTQSILQSETTVL
- the LOC115572007 gene encoding vasoactive intestinal polypeptide receptor 2-like isoform X1; this encodes MKVWLFVTLCFSACALTVDGRHPTCNFLLEVERDQAECLRRLRKEEEAADGNKAASGCRGAWDSIACWEPAEVGEVVTIPCPRALRTMFGRNGNISKNCTSAGWSDVFPNINSACGSDIVQDKLVFYVVVQTLYTLGHSLSLIALTTGSAILCLFRKLHCTRNYIHLNLFFSFILRAVAVLVKDDILFNRTSQCSSQPSLVGCKASLVFFQYFIMANFFWLLVEGLYLHTLLVVIFENRHFVVYMFIGWGIPTVFVFAWVLTRIYLEDTGCWETNDNLVPNLVINVPIGFSITVNFILFISIIRILIQKLRCPDVGGNDQSQYRRLAKSTLLLIPLFGIHYVVFVSLSESITEHYKVFFDLALGSFQGLVVAILYCFLNCEVQGELKRKWRSMCLNCRLSRDRHYNSTFASRNGSEHMVQFHRNSRTQSILQSETTVL
- the LOC115572007 gene encoding vasoactive intestinal polypeptide receptor 2-like isoform X3, with amino-acid sequence MFGRNGNISKNCTSAGWSDVFPNINSACGSDIVQDKLVFYVVVQTLYTLGHSLSLIALTTGSAILCLFRKLHCTRNYIHLNLFFSFILRAVAVLVKDDILFNRTSQCSSQPSLVGCKASLVFFQYFIMANFFWLLVEGLYLHTLLVVIFENRHFVVYMFIGWGIPTVFVFAWVLTRIYLEDTGCWETNDNLVPNLVINVPIGFSITVNFILFISIIRILIQKLRCPDVGGNDQSQYRRLAKSTLLLIPLFGIHYVVFVSLSESITEHYKVFFDLALGSFQGLVVAILYCFLNCEVQGELKRKWRSMCLNCRLSRDRHYNSTFASRNGSEHMVQFHRNSRTQSILQSETTVL